The following are encoded together in the Gilvimarinus sp. DA14 genome:
- a CDS encoding Cache 3/Cache 2 fusion domain-containing protein, translated as MSLNKKFAFWLVLLVLVLTLVAMVAIWMLESRQIKQDADARAREMSRQSLRLLTVTDSIMAERVKSSMSVLIKRGQAIGQPALGFPVWVGEREVPQLYLGEMEQSNNYELVDALTADMGGTATLFVHDGENYVRVSTNVKKEGQRATGTILTPGGAAYRAIEAGRAFYGQVDILGSPYLTGYAPMMDSQGDVIGIWYVGYSADLSELENEVANARILEDGFVAIVDDKNRVRMHSDSYSSGEIDAVLANSEGWNIIRMPFNPWGYSIVAAYSDTEVSHLIWQVMAKVAGVVVFAGVLVIILVISLANFLVARPMGQLIAAIRRITQGDGDLTVRLNSSSRDEFGEVADGFDALMEKFQHTISALGGSSAQLLESAQSLSQVAEESSQSVEEQTEGIARVAEAMEQMVLASQNVAQSASTADQLAKDASVQAGAGQNTLQETIVVIEQLTHRTLECAEAVNNLSEHSVAIAGVLDVIHGIAEQTNLLALNAAIEAARAGEHGRGFAVVSDEVRMLANRTQNSIVDIREQIEQLQSGAQAAASKMAQNKDLATGLSEKAIESGESIGGTMRAVMEISALNTEIAGASEEQSQVSDEINQNIDDVRRNAQLTSTQADKTRGASDSLTALAKQLQRQLDEYRI; from the coding sequence ATGTCTCTTAACAAAAAATTCGCATTTTGGTTGGTGTTATTGGTTTTGGTTCTCACTTTGGTCGCCATGGTAGCAATATGGATGCTGGAGTCTCGACAGATAAAGCAGGATGCCGATGCGCGCGCGCGCGAAATGAGCCGTCAAAGTTTACGCTTGCTAACCGTAACTGACTCGATAATGGCCGAGCGTGTAAAAAGCAGCATGAGCGTGTTGATTAAGCGCGGCCAGGCCATTGGGCAACCGGCTCTTGGCTTTCCGGTCTGGGTGGGCGAGCGAGAAGTGCCTCAGTTATATCTGGGCGAAATGGAGCAGAGCAATAACTACGAGTTGGTGGATGCACTGACCGCCGATATGGGCGGCACCGCTACTTTGTTTGTCCACGATGGCGAAAACTATGTGCGCGTCTCGACCAATGTGAAAAAAGAGGGGCAGCGGGCAACGGGCACCATACTCACCCCGGGCGGTGCCGCTTACCGCGCGATTGAAGCAGGGCGGGCGTTTTATGGCCAGGTCGATATTCTGGGCTCACCTTACTTAACAGGTTACGCTCCCATGATGGATTCCCAGGGGGATGTGATAGGCATTTGGTACGTGGGCTACTCCGCCGACTTGTCCGAGCTAGAAAACGAAGTGGCAAACGCGCGTATTTTAGAAGACGGCTTTGTCGCCATAGTGGATGATAAGAACCGGGTGCGTATGCATTCAGATAGTTACAGCTCGGGCGAGATTGATGCGGTACTCGCGAATTCCGAGGGCTGGAATATCATTCGCATGCCTTTTAACCCCTGGGGGTACAGTATCGTTGCGGCCTATTCAGATACCGAGGTAAGTCATCTTATCTGGCAGGTTATGGCAAAAGTGGCCGGGGTCGTTGTGTTTGCGGGTGTACTGGTGATCATACTGGTGATTTCACTGGCCAATTTTTTAGTGGCGCGCCCTATGGGGCAGTTGATCGCGGCCATACGCCGTATTACCCAGGGCGATGGTGACTTAACGGTGCGACTAAACAGCAGCAGCCGCGATGAGTTTGGCGAAGTGGCCGACGGGTTCGACGCGCTTATGGAGAAATTTCAGCACACCATCAGCGCGCTGGGGGGCTCGTCTGCGCAACTTTTAGAGTCAGCGCAATCCCTGTCGCAAGTGGCCGAAGAATCCAGCCAATCGGTAGAAGAGCAAACAGAAGGTATCGCTCGGGTTGCCGAGGCCATGGAGCAAATGGTGTTAGCCTCCCAAAACGTTGCACAAAGTGCCAGTACCGCCGACCAGCTGGCAAAAGACGCCAGCGTGCAGGCCGGTGCCGGGCAGAATACATTGCAAGAAACCATCGTGGTTATTGAGCAGTTGACCCATCGCACCCTTGAGTGCGCCGAAGCGGTGAACAATCTCAGCGAGCACAGTGTCGCGATTGCCGGGGTGCTGGATGTAATCCACGGCATTGCCGAGCAAACCAATTTGCTCGCGCTCAACGCCGCCATCGAGGCGGCCCGTGCCGGCGAGCACGGTCGCGGTTTTGCCGTGGTGTCGGATGAGGTGCGCATGCTGGCCAATCGCACGCAAAATTCCATTGTGGATATTCGCGAGCAGATTGAGCAGCTGCAAAGTGGCGCCCAGGCCGCCGCCAGCAAAATGGCACAAAACAAGGACTTAGCAACGGGCCTGTCGGAAAAAGCGATAGAGTCCGGCGAGTCCATCGGCGGCACCATGAGGGCAGTGATGGAAATTTCCGCTCTCAATACTGAAATCGCCGGTGCCTCAGAAGAGCAGAGCCAGGTTTCCGATGAGATCAATCAGAATATTGACGATGTGCGCCGCAATGCGCAGCTGACCTCAACCCAGGCTGATAAAACCCGTGGCGCCAGCGACTCATTAACGGCTTTGGCAAAACAATTACAGCGGCAGTTGGATGAGTATCGGATTTAA
- a CDS encoding paraquat-inducible protein A translates to MQKRPKCPRCGSALPGAAPLNPSIPMALALAGLIIAIPTHVYPQMSFGLVGAPNTYTLLGGAWRLMDMGFVWVGALVLLCTAVAPVFLLAVVFATCSAWFLGARVSLIHLGLKLYHRIAPWVMLDVYLLAVIVSMVKLVDMGSFEISTGFICFLCLLVLLGLTMGQFNTDRFWDLTERQHARD, encoded by the coding sequence ATGCAAAAACGCCCAAAGTGCCCACGCTGCGGCTCAGCCCTGCCTGGCGCGGCGCCGCTTAACCCCAGCATCCCTATGGCGCTGGCGTTAGCGGGGTTAATTATTGCAATACCCACGCACGTATACCCGCAAATGAGTTTTGGCCTGGTGGGCGCCCCGAATACCTACACCCTACTGGGCGGCGCCTGGCGGCTGATGGACATGGGTTTTGTCTGGGTAGGTGCCTTGGTGCTGCTGTGCACGGCCGTTGCACCAGTGTTTTTACTGGCGGTGGTATTTGCTACCTGCAGCGCCTGGTTTCTGGGCGCCCGAGTCTCGCTGATACACTTGGGGCTAAAGCTCTATCACCGTATCGCACCCTGGGTCATGCTGGATGTGTACCTGCTGGCGGTGATTGTCTCAATGGTAAAACTGGTGGACATGGGCAGTTTTGAAATATCCACGGGGTTTATCTGCTTTTTGTGTTTGCTGGTATTGCTGGGCCTCACTATGGGCCAGTTTAATACCGACCGATTCTGGGATTTAACGGAGCGCCAGCATGCGCGCGATTGA
- a CDS encoding paraquat-inducible protein A: MRAIDKHLALCHTCGKLSRVSSGHTLLCPRCHNPVHLRDPFALSRAWAFTISALVAFIPANFYPIMTVVQIDKTIPSTIMAGVIDLAKNDMLPIAIVVFIASVAVPVFKLVGIIFLLLTVQRAKPINASQATRMYRFIDLIGRWSMLDLFVIAILVTLVSFGKLANIEANIGATAFGAVVVLTLLAAESFDPRLIWDLQDKHKND; the protein is encoded by the coding sequence ATGCGCGCGATTGATAAGCACCTTGCCCTGTGCCATACCTGTGGCAAGCTTTCACGGGTAAGTAGTGGCCACACGCTATTGTGCCCACGCTGTCATAATCCGGTGCATCTGCGTGACCCCTTTGCCCTGTCGCGGGCCTGGGCTTTTACCATTAGCGCCTTGGTGGCCTTTATACCGGCAAATTTTTATCCGATTATGACGGTCGTGCAGATTGATAAAACCATTCCCAGCACCATTATGGCCGGGGTTATCGATCTGGCCAAAAACGATATGCTTCCCATCGCCATTGTCGTTTTTATTGCCAGCGTGGCGGTGCCTGTGTTCAAACTGGTGGGTATTATTTTTTTACTGCTGACAGTGCAGCGGGCAAAACCGATCAACGCTTCGCAAGCCACGCGAATGTATCGCTTTATCGACTTAATTGGTCGCTGGTCCATGTTGGACTTATTTGTGATTGCCATTTTGGTAACTCTGGTGAGCTTTGGCAAACTCGCCAATATTGAAGCAAATATAGGCGCGACAGCGTTTGGCGCAGTGGTGGTGCTCACCCTATTGGCCGCCGAAAGTTTTGATCCGCGCCTGATTTGGGATTTACAGGACAAACACAAGAATGACTAA
- a CDS encoding PqiB family protein codes for MTNDNEQFDDAIPLHSVDKKRGVSAVWLLPLFAVILGAWLTYKHFTEAGVSIVVTFPTGEGVDAGKTEVRYKGIQIGTVTELDVHPDLQSVAAQIELSKQAETALREDTQFWLVKPELSLGGVQGLDTLVSGNYIAMRPGQSPNARYVFKALEEAPPPELTPGDLEIRLSAPNLGSLHAGSPIHYRKLQVGELVDYALSDDNRSVIFKAHIDAEYAHLLNSNSRFWNTSGVSISGDLNSINVNTDSLASIILGGLSFAEPEGTEPGEPVMDNQVFKIYPSYTEADTGIEIDIQFNTAEGLKANHTEIRYKGLTVGKLKTLDMKDDYSAVNATASINPLADVLLNETTEFWLATPTISLSRISGLSTLLTGSHVEMEFTSEGDTQVREFIALQEPPAPRKDKDGLYLELTAEGLEGITRSSEVYYRNVSIGKVVDYRLNEDQSKVIMDVHIPPKFAPLITQSARFYQNSGVNISADLSGVNINTESLSSILRGGIGLYLPESAKDAPAAENKSRFALHASLAEAKDKGPVIQVSFTDSDGLKKGAELRYLGVAIGEVEDITLNHPEPGITAYIRLRPEAQSLIVQGTEFWRVKPDISLKGINNLGTIVFGQYIAIEPGQGDELTYEFHGRETPPDDYLSENGLSLTLQAPSLASIKEGRSVFYREIPVGEVTGFELAPKAQHVNIYLHIYPSYAPLVRSNTVFWNATGIAFDFGWLSGANLRTGSVQSLLAGGIALATPDLPGEPASDGKVFTLHDAPQSEWKNWTPEIPLRASN; via the coding sequence ATGACTAACGACAACGAGCAGTTTGACGATGCCATCCCCCTACACAGCGTAGACAAAAAGCGCGGTGTCTCGGCCGTGTGGCTATTGCCCCTATTTGCCGTCATTCTGGGCGCCTGGCTTACTTACAAACACTTCACCGAGGCCGGTGTAAGCATAGTGGTGACATTTCCTACCGGCGAAGGGGTAGACGCGGGAAAAACCGAGGTGCGCTATAAAGGCATTCAAATCGGTACGGTTACCGAGCTGGATGTTCACCCGGATTTACAAAGTGTTGCCGCGCAAATCGAGCTGAGTAAACAGGCCGAAACAGCCCTGCGTGAGGACACCCAGTTCTGGCTGGTAAAGCCCGAGCTTTCGCTGGGCGGGGTGCAAGGTCTGGACACTCTGGTTTCAGGTAATTACATCGCTATGCGCCCCGGGCAAAGCCCCAACGCTCGCTATGTGTTTAAGGCCCTGGAAGAAGCGCCGCCGCCGGAGCTCACTCCGGGCGATCTGGAAATCCGTCTCTCGGCGCCCAATTTGGGCTCACTGCATGCGGGCTCCCCCATTCACTATCGCAAACTGCAAGTGGGTGAGTTGGTGGACTATGCGCTAAGCGACGATAACCGCAGCGTTATTTTCAAAGCCCATATCGATGCCGAATACGCCCACTTACTCAACAGCAACTCACGCTTTTGGAACACCAGCGGTGTTTCTATTTCGGGGGATTTAAACAGCATCAACGTTAACACCGATTCGCTGGCATCCATTATTTTGGGGGGTCTGTCCTTTGCCGAACCAGAGGGCACGGAACCTGGCGAGCCGGTCATGGACAATCAGGTGTTTAAAATTTACCCCAGCTACACCGAAGCGGACACAGGCATAGAAATAGACATTCAATTTAATACCGCCGAGGGATTAAAAGCGAACCACACCGAAATTCGCTACAAAGGCCTGACCGTAGGCAAGCTCAAAACCCTGGATATGAAAGACGACTATTCAGCGGTTAACGCCACAGCCAGCATTAACCCGCTGGCCGATGTACTGCTGAATGAAACCACCGAATTTTGGCTCGCCACCCCGACTATTTCTCTGTCACGCATTTCCGGCCTGTCTACCCTGCTGACCGGCTCCCATGTGGAAATGGAATTTACCAGCGAAGGTGACACCCAGGTGCGTGAGTTTATCGCCCTGCAAGAGCCACCCGCGCCGCGCAAAGATAAAGACGGACTTTACCTCGAGCTGACCGCCGAGGGGCTCGAGGGCATTACCCGTTCAAGCGAGGTGTACTACCGCAATGTCAGCATCGGCAAGGTGGTTGACTATCGTCTTAACGAAGATCAAAGCAAAGTGATCATGGACGTGCATATCCCCCCTAAATTCGCCCCGCTTATCACTCAAAGTGCACGTTTTTATCAAAACAGCGGCGTTAACATCAGCGCCGACTTGAGCGGTGTGAACATCAACACCGAATCTCTGTCCAGCATTTTGCGTGGCGGTATCGGCTTGTACTTACCCGAGTCTGCCAAGGATGCACCCGCCGCGGAGAACAAAAGTCGCTTCGCCCTGCACGCCTCTTTGGCCGAGGCCAAAGATAAAGGGCCAGTTATTCAGGTAAGTTTTACCGACAGTGATGGGTTAAAAAAAGGCGCGGAGCTTCGCTATCTGGGCGTTGCCATTGGCGAGGTGGAAGACATTACCCTCAACCATCCCGAGCCAGGTATTACCGCTTATATTCGCCTGCGGCCCGAGGCGCAGTCGCTGATTGTGCAGGGCACCGAGTTCTGGCGTGTTAAACCGGATATCAGCCTCAAAGGTATTAACAATTTGGGCACCATTGTATTTGGCCAGTACATCGCTATCGAACCTGGCCAAGGGGACGAATTAACCTACGAGTTCCACGGCCGCGAAACGCCTCCCGACGACTACCTGAGTGAAAATGGCCTCTCGCTCACCTTGCAAGCGCCTTCATTGGCGTCAATTAAAGAGGGCCGTTCGGTGTTCTACCGTGAAATTCCCGTGGGTGAAGTCACAGGCTTTGAACTGGCGCCCAAGGCTCAACATGTGAATATTTATCTGCATATCTATCCCAGCTATGCGCCGTTGGTGCGCAGTAACACGGTATTTTGGAATGCCACAGGCATCGCCTTTGACTTTGGCTGGCTCTCGGGCGCGAACCTGCGCACAGGCTCAGTACAATCACTGCTCGCAGGCGGCATAGCCCTGGCCACCCCGGATTTACCCGGCGAACCGGCAAGCGATGGAAAAGTATTTACCCTGCACGATGCACCACAGAGCGAGTGGAAAAACTGGACACCGGAGATACCCTTGAGGGCGAGCAATTAA
- the ylqF gene encoding ribosome biogenesis GTPase YlqF, whose amino-acid sequence MTLQWYPGHMHKAQKEMREVLPKVDLVIEVLDARIPFSSENPLIASLRGEKPVVKVLTKSDLADPDNIALWQAYLDEQKQTKTMAVSTQEPAKIHTLPELCRKLAPEKTRGLKKLKAMILGIPNVGKSTLINTLAGRAVAKTGNEPAVTKRQQTIDIDEHFVLLDTPGILWPKQEVRNCSYRLALTGAIKDTALDYVDVAFFGADYIRKNYPEALIERYGLKELPDSELEVLELIAARRGCLGAGGRADLNKVSQLFVNDFRSGNLGRISLETPDIVAAEVKEAKELAQLKAEQKEKDKAARRKRRRKNS is encoded by the coding sequence ATGACGTTGCAGTGGTACCCGGGGCACATGCACAAAGCGCAGAAAGAAATGCGCGAAGTTCTGCCCAAAGTAGATTTAGTGATAGAAGTGCTGGACGCGCGCATCCCTTTTAGTAGCGAAAACCCGCTGATTGCCAGCCTGCGCGGCGAAAAGCCGGTGGTGAAAGTACTGACTAAATCCGATTTGGCAGACCCTGACAATATCGCTTTGTGGCAGGCCTATCTGGATGAGCAAAAGCAAACCAAGACCATGGCCGTTAGTACGCAGGAGCCCGCCAAAATACATACCTTACCAGAGCTTTGCCGCAAGCTGGCGCCGGAGAAAACGCGCGGTTTAAAAAAGCTTAAAGCGATGATTCTGGGTATTCCCAATGTCGGTAAGTCCACCCTGATCAACACACTCGCAGGGCGAGCGGTGGCAAAAACCGGTAACGAACCGGCGGTCACCAAGCGCCAGCAAACCATTGATATTGACGAACACTTTGTGTTGCTCGACACCCCGGGTATTCTCTGGCCCAAACAAGAAGTGCGCAATTGCAGCTACCGCCTGGCGTTGACCGGTGCGATTAAAGACACCGCGCTCGACTATGTGGACGTTGCCTTTTTTGGTGCCGACTACATTCGCAAGAATTACCCCGAGGCATTGATTGAGCGCTACGGTTTAAAAGAGCTACCGGATTCAGAACTGGAAGTGCTTGAACTGATTGCCGCTCGGCGCGGTTGCCTGGGGGCAGGGGGGCGCGCCGACTTAAATAAAGTGTCGCAGTTATTCGTCAATGATTTTCGCAGTGGCAACCTCGGTCGCATCAGCCTGGAAACGCCAGATATAGTAGCCGCTGAAGTCAAAGAGGCAAAGGAACTTGCACAGCTCAAGGCGGAACAAAAAGAAAAAGACAAAGCGGCAAGGAGAAAGCGGCGGCGAAAAAATAGCTAA
- the ybcJ gene encoding ribosome-associated protein YbcJ, whose protein sequence is MSNTFHLEGSEFITLNNLLKVEGWVESGAVAKQVIDAGMVSVNGVVETRKRCKITAGQEVSFNGESITVVE, encoded by the coding sequence ATGAGTAACACCTTTCATTTAGAGGGTAGTGAATTTATCACCCTCAATAACCTGCTTAAAGTTGAGGGCTGGGTTGAAAGCGGTGCAGTCGCCAAGCAGGTTATTGACGCGGGAATGGTCAGCGTGAATGGCGTAGTGGAAACCCGTAAGCGTTGCAAAATTACCGCCGGGCAAGAAGTCTCCTTTAACGGTGAAAGCATTACGGTTGTGGAGTAA